The proteins below are encoded in one region of Heliomicrobium gestii:
- the folP gene encoding dihydropteroate synthase: MQIIEAQNREALRQLIDGIGCDPAGTAIMAEKGVHRILRVNGVPAKAANLLKQEMLARGGDCAVRRQTCVLAVDETDCILMGTERQYRDLCRKLRMQPFGLKGLADRIEATLRRYGERRPYRLDCRGKALSLGERTLVMGILNVTPDSFSDGSSYPSVRDALRRMEEMVAEGADLIDVGAESTRPGFTALTAEEEMERLQPYLREIVAHCPVPVSVDTYKAATARQALEAGAHIINDIWGLQRDPEMAAVAAAYGAPVVVMHNRPDTEYTDLMGEIVAFLAESVQIAEAAGIPPEAIIVDPGIGFGKTYEQNLDVMNRFGELRSLGKPILLGASRKSLIARTLDLPPLDRVEGTLATTVLAIAKGVDIVRVHDVRPNARAARMADAMVRR; encoded by the coding sequence GTGCAGATCATCGAAGCGCAGAACCGCGAAGCGCTCCGGCAACTGATTGACGGGATCGGCTGCGACCCCGCCGGAACGGCCATCATGGCCGAAAAAGGGGTGCACCGCATCCTCCGCGTCAACGGCGTGCCCGCCAAGGCGGCCAACCTGCTCAAACAGGAGATGCTGGCCCGGGGCGGCGACTGCGCCGTCCGGCGGCAGACCTGTGTCCTCGCCGTCGACGAGACGGACTGCATCCTCATGGGCACTGAACGGCAGTACCGCGACCTCTGCCGCAAGCTGCGCATGCAGCCCTTTGGACTGAAAGGCTTGGCCGATCGGATCGAGGCGACGCTCCGGCGCTATGGCGAGCGACGACCCTACCGGTTGGACTGCCGGGGGAAAGCGCTTTCTCTGGGGGAGAGAACCCTCGTCATGGGCATCCTCAATGTCACGCCCGACAGTTTTTCTGACGGCAGTTCCTACCCCTCTGTCCGCGACGCCTTGCGGCGGATGGAGGAGATGGTGGCCGAAGGGGCTGATCTCATCGATGTGGGTGCCGAATCGACGCGACCGGGCTTTACGGCCCTGACGGCGGAAGAGGAGATGGAGCGGCTCCAGCCCTATTTGCGTGAGATCGTCGCCCACTGCCCTGTTCCCGTTTCTGTGGACACCTACAAAGCGGCGACGGCGCGGCAGGCCTTGGAGGCGGGCGCCCATATCATTAATGACATCTGGGGGTTGCAGCGCGATCCGGAGATGGCCGCTGTCGCCGCCGCCTACGGCGCGCCGGTCGTGGTGATGCACAACCGTCCCGACACGGAGTACACCGATCTGATGGGCGAGATCGTCGCCTTTTTGGCGGAGAGCGTTCAGATCGCCGAAGCGGCGGGGATCCCGCCGGAGGCGATCATCGTCGATCCCGGCATCGGCTTTGGCAAGACCTATGAACAGAACCTGGATGTGATGAACCGGTTCGGCGAGTTGCGCTCCCTCGGCAAACCGATCCTGCTGGGCGCGTCGCGCAAGTCCCTCATCGCCCGCACCCTCGACCTGCCGCCGCTGGACCGGGTGGAAGGAACCTTGGCCACGACGGTCCTCGCCATCGCCAAAGGGGTTGACATTGTCCGCGTTCATGATGTGCGGCCCAATGCGCGGGCGGCCCGCATGGCCGACGCCATGGTTCGTCGATGA